From Pseudomonas sp. FP2335, the proteins below share one genomic window:
- a CDS encoding fimbrial protein, giving the protein MKQLSRTLLALSIFAAGNAFAVDPPATPTKAGSGTINFTGSINNDACSVEGIGLNKTISVNMGEVSIKDMGTATAPQGTGTLSAENFDMKISCNAGTKVAMLFEPTKGAGSGIVAGTKVLKLIDGLGAAKNVGIALLDANGALIDLSTPATAKIENTLQDSNTTLKFSAAYVTTADAKTAVAGRGDATLPFTLQYE; this is encoded by the coding sequence ATGAAACAGCTCTCTCGGACACTTCTGGCCCTGTCGATCTTTGCCGCCGGCAATGCGTTCGCCGTCGACCCGCCTGCCACACCGACCAAGGCTGGTAGCGGCACCATCAACTTCACCGGCTCCATCAACAACGATGCTTGCTCGGTGGAAGGCATTGGTTTGAACAAAACCATTTCGGTGAACATGGGTGAAGTGTCGATCAAGGACATGGGCACCGCCACCGCACCGCAAGGCACCGGCACCCTGAGCGCAGAGAACTTCGACATGAAGATCAGCTGCAACGCCGGCACCAAAGTGGCAATGCTGTTCGAACCGACCAAAGGCGCGGGCTCGGGCATCGTTGCCGGAACCAAGGTGTTGAAACTGATCGACGGCCTGGGCGCCGCCAAGAACGTCGGTATCGCCCTGCTCGATGCCAACGGTGCCTTGATCGACTTGAGCACCCCGGCCACTGCAAAGATCGAGAACACCCTGCAAGACAGCAATACCACGCTGAAATTCTCGGCCGCCTACGTTACCACCGCCGATGCCAAAACGGCCGTGGCTGGTCGCGGCGACGCCACCCTGCCGTTCACGCTGCAATACGAATAA
- a CDS encoding molecular chaperone, whose product MFYRHTLSLCVGLLGLLAANSATAGISLSSTRLIFDGTHKEAGITVRNNGETVLIQSWVDTDNAPSAPFAVTPPLARINGEEQQLLRVIYEGQGMPTDRESMVWLNVQEIPQASKLQNTLQLAVRQRIKLFFRPAGMKNEAYLAPTELMWSLAERAGKPVLVVTNPGLYHVSIAEITLHAGGVKEHPFDSMMIAPGEQKEFPLKQLSRDSSPTLLFSSINDYGAQDRYTARLSNSADSRATLNKESP is encoded by the coding sequence ATGTTTTATCGTCACACTCTATCCCTCTGCGTGGGCCTGTTGGGCCTGCTTGCGGCTAACTCGGCCACGGCCGGCATTTCATTGAGCAGCACCCGCCTGATCTTCGACGGCACGCATAAAGAAGCCGGTATTACCGTGCGTAACAACGGCGAAACCGTGTTGATCCAGTCATGGGTCGACACTGACAACGCTCCATCCGCACCGTTTGCCGTGACCCCGCCCCTGGCACGAATCAATGGTGAAGAGCAGCAACTGCTGCGGGTGATCTACGAAGGCCAGGGCATGCCAACCGACCGCGAGTCGATGGTGTGGCTCAATGTGCAGGAGATCCCCCAGGCTTCGAAACTGCAGAACACCCTGCAACTGGCCGTACGCCAGCGCATCAAGCTGTTCTTCCGCCCTGCGGGCATGAAGAACGAGGCCTACCTGGCACCGACCGAGCTGATGTGGAGCCTGGCCGAGCGTGCCGGCAAGCCGGTGCTGGTGGTGACCAACCCGGGCCTGTATCACGTGTCAATTGCCGAAATCACCCTGCATGCCGGCGGCGTCAAAGAACATCCTTTTGATTCGATGATGATCGCGCCCGGCGAACAAAAAGAGTTCCCCCTCAAACAACTAAGCCGGGACAGTTCGCCAACATTGTTGTTCAGCAGCATTAATGACTATGGCGCACAAGACCGATACACCGCACGCCTTTCAAACAGCGCCGACAGCCGCGCCACGTTGAATAAAGAATCGCCATAA
- a CDS encoding fimbria/pilus outer membrane usher protein, whose translation MFLIKRNGWSPLLVALGFSTACQADGEEQFNTSFLQGAASSVDLQSLLASSNVLPGNYRVDLYGNETLVGRRDIDFRRNPGNGRIEACLTLDMVQQLGVDIAKLQASGKLEGSDPDACLDLPTLIPGASMRYDVPRLRLLVSVPQIAMERGRRGYVDPALWDAGVSAAFINYQLSSNRNSTEAQNTLSNNLGLRNGINLGGWRLRNESNFNSSTDRPSTFKSNRTYVQHDVTALKGQFSAGDIFSDADLFDSVRYRGVKLGSDDGMRADSERGYAPIIRGIAQTSATVEIRQNNYILYTANVPPGPFEISDIYPSGSNGDLEITVIEADGSRRVTVQAFSSLPIMVREGQLKYSLSAGQYNSNSDGQQSPQFVSSTLAYGISSNLSGIVGVQASQDFQAMSVGVGRNTPIGAVSLDMTHSASRTFGQAVTGNSLRALYAKTFTGTDTSFTLAAYRYSTEGYRTLTEHVEELSSDGQRRTGNSKTRTDLTVNQSLGRNQQYGSLYVNASDQRYWSRGGSQSLSAGYSNYWGEVSYNVAATYTKDVGNAGPSNNDTLVNLSLSFPLGSTPRAPRAFVSASTQKDNDTAQVGINGYLTENSDTYYSLQGGNSSTGGSTGSANLSTRTSVMDVSASYSQGRGYNSQSLNLAGSVVGHGGGINLGQTVGETFALAQVEGVSGVKIGSFSGAKTGSNGYAVVPNAQPYRVNWISLDTRDLGADIEIDNATQQVVPRRGAVVLARYVSKTGRRVQFALFDAKQQPIPFGASLEDTAGKQMAISDPNGKALALVEQDTGTLVIKWGEQQCQANYALGERNKALNYERVDLKCTPQFQEHQ comes from the coding sequence ATGTTTTTAATCAAGCGCAACGGATGGTCGCCGCTGCTGGTTGCCCTGGGTTTCAGCACGGCATGCCAAGCCGACGGTGAGGAACAGTTCAATACCTCCTTTCTGCAAGGCGCGGCCTCCTCGGTCGATCTGCAATCGTTGCTGGCCAGTAGCAACGTACTACCCGGTAACTACCGGGTGGACTTGTATGGCAACGAAACCCTGGTGGGCCGTCGCGATATCGACTTCCGACGCAACCCCGGCAACGGCAGGATCGAGGCCTGCCTGACCCTGGATATGGTGCAACAACTGGGTGTCGATATCGCCAAGCTACAGGCCAGCGGCAAGCTCGAAGGCAGCGACCCTGACGCCTGCCTCGACCTGCCCACGTTGATCCCCGGTGCCAGCATGCGCTACGACGTGCCGCGCCTGCGCCTGCTGGTGAGTGTGCCGCAGATCGCCATGGAGCGTGGCCGCCGTGGTTACGTGGACCCGGCGCTGTGGGATGCCGGCGTGTCGGCGGCATTCATCAACTACCAGTTGAGCAGCAACCGCAACAGCACCGAGGCGCAAAATACCCTGTCCAACAACCTCGGCCTGCGCAACGGGATCAACCTGGGCGGCTGGCGGTTGCGCAACGAATCCAACTTCAACAGCAGCACCGACCGCCCGAGCACGTTCAAGAGCAACCGCACCTACGTGCAACACGACGTGACCGCGCTGAAGGGCCAGTTCAGCGCCGGGGATATTTTCTCCGACGCCGACCTGTTCGACAGCGTGCGCTATCGCGGGGTCAAGCTGGGCTCCGACGATGGCATGCGCGCCGACAGCGAGCGCGGCTATGCGCCGATCATCCGCGGTATCGCGCAAACCAGCGCCACTGTGGAGATCCGCCAGAACAACTACATCCTCTACACCGCCAACGTGCCGCCGGGCCCGTTCGAGATCAGCGACATCTACCCCAGCGGCTCCAACGGCGACCTTGAAATCACCGTGATCGAAGCCGATGGCAGCCGCCGGGTCACGGTGCAGGCGTTTTCCAGCCTGCCGATCATGGTGCGCGAAGGCCAACTCAAATACAGCCTGTCGGCGGGCCAATACAACAGCAACAGCGACGGGCAACAGTCGCCACAGTTTGTCAGCAGCACCCTGGCCTACGGCATCAGCAGCAACTTGTCCGGCATCGTCGGCGTGCAGGCCAGCCAGGACTTCCAGGCGATGTCCGTGGGTGTCGGGCGCAACACGCCGATCGGCGCCGTGTCGCTGGACATGACCCACTCCGCCAGCCGCACCTTCGGCCAGGCCGTCACGGGTAACAGCCTGCGCGCCTTGTATGCCAAGACGTTTACCGGCACCGACACCAGCTTCACCCTCGCCGCCTACCGCTACTCCACCGAGGGCTATCGCACCCTCACCGAACACGTCGAGGAACTGAGCAGCGACGGCCAACGGCGCACCGGCAACTCAAAAACCCGCACTGACCTGACCGTCAACCAGAGCCTGGGCCGCAACCAGCAATATGGCAGCCTCTACGTGAACGCCAGCGACCAGCGCTACTGGAGCCGTGGCGGCTCGCAAAGCCTGTCGGCGGGCTACAGCAACTATTGGGGTGAGGTGAGCTACAACGTTGCCGCCACCTACACCAAGGATGTGGGCAACGCCGGGCCGTCGAACAATGACACCCTGGTCAACCTGTCATTGTCCTTCCCGCTCGGCTCGACACCCCGCGCGCCGAGGGCCTTTGTCTCCGCCAGCACACAGAAAGACAACGACACCGCGCAAGTCGGTATCAACGGCTACCTCACGGAAAACAGCGACACCTATTACTCGCTGCAAGGCGGCAACAGCAGCACCGGTGGCAGCACCGGCTCGGCCAACCTCAGCACCCGTACCTCGGTGATGGATGTCAGCGCCAGTTACAGCCAGGGCCGTGGCTACAACTCGCAGAGCCTCAACCTGGCCGGCTCGGTAGTAGGCCACGGCGGCGGGATCAACCTGGGGCAAACCGTGGGCGAGACCTTTGCGCTGGCGCAAGTCGAAGGCGTGAGCGGAGTGAAGATCGGCAGTTTTTCCGGGGCCAAGACCGGCAGCAATGGCTACGCGGTAGTGCCCAATGCGCAGCCCTATCGGGTCAACTGGATCAGCCTTGACACCCGTGACCTGGGCGCCGATATCGAGATCGACAACGCCACCCAACAAGTGGTGCCGCGTCGCGGTGCCGTGGTGTTGGCGCGCTATGTCAGCAAGACCGGGCGCCGCGTGCAGTTCGCGCTGTTCGATGCCAAGCAACAGCCGATCCCGTTTGGTGCTTCGCTGGAAGACACGGCGGGCAAGCAGATGGCGATTTCCGATCCCAACGGCAAGGCGCTGGCCTTGGTTGAGCAGGATACGGGCACGTTGGTGATCAAGTGGGGGGAGCAGCAGTGCCAGGCGAACTATGCGTTAGGGGAACGCAACAAGGCGCTCAATTATGAGCGGGTGGACTTGAAGTGCACCCCACAATTTCAGGAACACCAATAA
- a CDS encoding translocation/assembly module TamB domain-containing protein: MRGVKIAGLAIVAILAVLLLALWAVLGTQAGSRWALGRVPGLTVENFQGHLGGRWSAEHLLWQQDSSRVELKAPTVDWSPACLLRMTLCVNQLDVEQVSLQFPPSTEQSSGPIQLPELKLPVAIQLGDVRVGSLLFNGSEELKGLQLAAHWTVAGMQIDSVHLQRDDLVLDLAGLLQPTGDWPLSVTGNLSLPYAPGGAPWTVALKVEGDLLKTLKLDADSSGYLPAKLNGELQPLADNLPAQVQITADGFKPSADLPDTLQLNQLELTAKGDLKSGYQLLGKAVLPAEKGPVDLLLQGKVDAKGAQIAGLDLTAGDKQSLKLTAQLDWQQGFSADAKIDWLDFPWHRLYPVIDEPQVALRTFNGEISYKDGNYLGNLKADLDGPAGKFNVVTPFSGDLQQIFLPELKLTAGQGKAEGHLNVQFADGIAWDTALDLSALNPAYWVAELPGTLAGPLRSKGEFKNEQLKLNADLDLKGRLRGQTAVLAAKAEGAADQWTLANLDIRLGDNRINGSGSLQQRLAGQIDIKLARLAQLWPQLRGQINGRLDVAGSLNAPQGKLGLKGQQLAFADNRLQSLSLDATLDSAQRAKIDLKGSGIQSGDTQVGTLTASAAGDIKNQKVQLDLAGPLVKLALALDGNLDKGNWRGRLASGDVQAGGQDWKLQAPAKIERMVDGKLTFAAHCWVSGPASLCGEDQRLMPEPKLRYHLKQFPIDSLAAFLPKDFAWQGKLNADLQLDLPDSGPKGVIAVDAGSGTLRVKDKDQWLDFPYDTLKLETTLNPKRIDTQLNFHGGKLGELTVQAQINPLPKNKPITGNFSLVGLDLAVARPFVPMVETLSGKLNGNGRISGGLLAPQVNGNVNLVGGEVSGPELPISLEGLNVQALIAGESVQLNGGWRSGKAGQGSLKGRIDWGRALAVDLSLQGSQLPVTVEPYAVLEVAPDLKISLKDDKLAIAGKVQIPRGDITVRELPPSTVKVSGDTVIIGSQTEEGKPPMAMAMDIDVAVGEDKLNFSGFGLTAKVQGHVHIGDNLDTRGELWLNDGRYRAYGQKLDVRRARLLFAGPLDQPYLDIEAIRKTDDIIAGIRLSGSAEQPTTQIFSEPAMSQEQALSYLVLGRPLTTTGEDNNMLAQAALGLGLMGSAGVTSDLAKNLGIQDFELDTQGSGTTTAVVASGKITEKLSLRYGVGVFEPASTIALRYLLSKKVYLEVASGVASSLDIFYKRDF; the protein is encoded by the coding sequence ATGCGTGGTGTGAAAATAGCGGGGCTGGCCATAGTGGCGATCCTCGCCGTGCTGTTGCTGGCCCTGTGGGCGGTACTCGGCACCCAGGCGGGCAGCCGCTGGGCCTTGGGCCGTGTGCCGGGCTTGACCGTGGAGAATTTCCAGGGCCATTTGGGTGGTCGCTGGAGCGCCGAACACCTGTTGTGGCAACAGGACAGCAGCCGCGTCGAGCTCAAGGCGCCGACAGTGGATTGGTCGCCCGCGTGCCTGTTGCGCATGACCTTGTGTGTCAACCAACTGGACGTGGAGCAGGTCAGCCTGCAATTTCCACCCTCCACCGAGCAAAGCAGCGGGCCGATCCAATTGCCCGAGTTGAAACTGCCCGTGGCGATCCAGTTGGGCGACGTTCGTGTCGGCAGCCTGCTGTTCAACGGCAGCGAAGAACTCAAGGGCCTGCAACTGGCCGCGCACTGGACCGTCGCAGGTATGCAGATCGATTCAGTGCACCTGCAACGCGACGATTTGGTACTGGACCTGGCTGGCCTGCTGCAACCCACCGGCGATTGGCCATTGAGCGTTACCGGCAACCTGAGCCTGCCTTACGCGCCAGGCGGCGCGCCCTGGACTGTCGCGCTGAAAGTCGAAGGCGACCTGCTCAAGACCCTCAAGCTCGACGCCGACAGCAGCGGTTACCTGCCCGCCAAGCTCAACGGCGAGCTGCAACCCCTGGCGGACAACCTCCCGGCACAGGTGCAGATCACCGCCGATGGCTTCAAGCCCAGCGCCGACTTGCCCGACACCCTGCAACTCAATCAACTCGAGCTCACGGCCAAGGGCGACCTGAAAAGCGGCTACCAACTGCTGGGCAAAGCCGTACTGCCCGCGGAAAAAGGCCCGGTGGACCTGCTGCTGCAAGGCAAGGTCGACGCCAAGGGCGCGCAGATCGCCGGCCTGGACCTGACGGCAGGCGATAAACAAAGCCTCAAGCTCACGGCCCAATTGGATTGGCAGCAAGGCTTCAGTGCCGACGCCAAGATCGATTGGCTGGACTTCCCGTGGCATCGCCTGTACCCGGTGATCGACGAACCGCAGGTGGCGTTGCGTACGTTTAACGGTGAGATTTCCTACAAGGACGGCAACTACCTGGGCAACCTCAAGGCCGACCTCGACGGTCCCGCCGGCAAGTTCAATGTGGTCACGCCGTTCAGTGGCGACCTCCAGCAAATCTTCCTGCCCGAACTCAAGCTCACCGCCGGCCAAGGCAAGGCCGAAGGCCACTTGAACGTGCAGTTCGCCGACGGCATCGCCTGGGACACCGCACTCGACCTGTCGGCGCTGAACCCGGCGTACTGGGTCGCGGAACTGCCCGGCACCCTCGCCGGACCGTTGCGCAGCAAGGGCGAGTTCAAGAACGAGCAGCTCAAGCTGAACGCCGACCTTGACCTCAAGGGGCGCCTGCGTGGGCAAACCGCCGTACTCGCGGCCAAGGCCGAAGGTGCCGCTGATCAATGGACCCTGGCCAACCTGGATATACGCCTGGGCGACAACCGCATCAACGGCAGCGGCAGCCTGCAACAACGCCTCGCCGGGCAGATCGACATCAAGCTGGCGCGCCTGGCCCAGCTGTGGCCGCAGTTGCGGGGGCAAATCAACGGGCGTCTCGACGTGGCCGGTAGCCTCAACGCGCCCCAAGGCAAACTCGGCCTCAAGGGTCAGCAACTGGCCTTTGCCGACAATCGCCTGCAAAGCCTGAGCCTCGACGCCACATTGGATAGCGCCCAGCGCGCGAAGATCGACCTCAAGGGCAGCGGCATCCAATCCGGTGACACCCAGGTCGGCACCCTGACCGCCAGCGCCGCAGGCGACATCAAGAACCAGAAGGTCCAACTCGACCTGGCCGGCCCGCTGGTCAAACTCGCCCTGGCGTTGGACGGCAACCTCGACAAAGGCAACTGGCGCGGGCGCCTGGCCAGTGGCGATGTGCAAGCCGGCGGCCAGGACTGGAAGCTGCAAGCCCCGGCGAAAATCGAGCGCATGGTCGACGGCAAGTTGACCTTCGCCGCGCACTGCTGGGTGTCCGGCCCTGCCAGCCTGTGCGGTGAAGACCAGCGCCTGATGCCCGAGCCCAAGCTGCGTTATCACCTCAAGCAATTCCCCATCGACAGCCTGGCGGCGTTTCTGCCCAAGGACTTCGCCTGGCAGGGCAAGCTCAACGCCGACCTCCAACTGGACCTGCCCGACAGCGGCCCCAAGGGCGTGATCGCGGTGGATGCCGGCAGCGGCACCTTGCGCGTGAAGGACAAAGACCAGTGGTTGGACTTCCCCTACGACACCTTGAAGCTGGAAACCACCCTCAACCCCAAGCGCATCGACACCCAGCTGAACTTCCATGGCGGCAAACTCGGTGAACTGACGGTGCAGGCACAGATCAACCCATTGCCGAAAAACAAGCCGATCACCGGCAACTTCAGCCTGGTCGGGCTGGATCTGGCGGTGGCGCGGCCGTTTGTGCCGATGGTGGAAACCCTCAGCGGCAAGCTCAACGGCAACGGACGTATCTCCGGCGGCCTGCTCGCGCCGCAGGTCAACGGCAACGTCAATCTGGTGGGGGGCGAAGTGTCCGGCCCGGAACTGCCGATCAGCCTTGAGGGCCTCAACGTGCAGGCGCTGATTGCTGGCGAGAGCGTGCAACTCAACGGTGGCTGGCGCAGTGGCAAGGCCGGGCAGGGCAGCCTCAAAGGCCGGATCGACTGGGGTCGCGCCCTGGCGGTGGACCTCAGCCTGCAAGGCTCGCAATTGCCGGTCACGGTGGAGCCTTACGCCGTGCTCGAAGTGGCGCCCGACCTGAAAATCAGCCTCAAGGATGACAAGCTGGCCATCGCCGGCAAGGTGCAGATCCCACGCGGTGACATCACCGTGCGGGAGTTGCCGCCGTCCACGGTCAAGGTCTCCGGCGACACCGTGATCATCGGCAGCCAGACCGAAGAGGGCAAACCGCCGATGGCCATGGCGATGGACATTGATGTGGCGGTGGGCGAAGACAAGCTCAACTTCTCCGGCTTTGGCCTCACCGCCAAGGTGCAGGGGCACGTGCACATCGGCGACAACCTCGACACCCGTGGCGAGCTGTGGCTCAACGATGGCCGCTACCGTGCCTATGGGCAGAAGCTCGATGTGCGTCGCGCGCGGTTGCTGTTCGCAGGCCCCTTGGATCAGCCGTACCTGGACATCGAAGCGATCCGCAAGACCGACGACATCATCGCCGGTATCCGTCTGAGCGGCAGCGCCGAGCAGCCCACCACGCAAATCTTCTCCGAGCCGGCCATGAGCCAGGAGCAGGCGTTGTCCTACCTGGTGCTGGGGCGTCCGCTGACCACCACCGGCGAAGACAACAATATGCTCGCCCAAGCCGCACTGGGGCTGGGCTTGATGGGCAGCGCCGGGGTTACGTCGGACCTGGCGAAGAACCTGGGTATCCAGGACTTTGAACTCGACACCCAAGGCAGCGGCACCACCACGGCGGTGGTGGCCAGCGGCAAGATCACCGAGAAACTCAGCCTGCGCTACGGGGTGGGGGTGTTTGAACCGGCGAGCACGATTGCGCTGCGGTATCTGTTGAGCAAGAAGGTGTACCTGGAAGTGGCGAGTGGCGTGGCCAGCTCCCTGGACATCTTCTACAAACGCGACTTTTGA
- a CDS encoding autotransporter assembly complex family protein — protein sequence MKFPGRFTSGLILLFTSCGALAQSELDVRIKPSNDALKANIEGYIGGVGDRDEEALLRFSRGAEEQARKAAQALGFYQPQIESDVKGGKNPRLILTIDPGEPVHLRDVTIRVDGQAANLKAFRVPASDDLKPGAVLNHGHYEDAKRLIQNQASRYGFFSGRFTSQKLAVDPKAGVADIELIYDSGPRYTLGQVNFKGDTPFDEELLQRMVPFKSGAPYDSELIAELNQNLQASGFFEGVRVDAAPAASANDVIPVAVQLQTRKPRTMGLGLGFSTDVGPRGKANWTRHWVNPQGHSYGWEAELSAPRQNVGLWYDIPLDPPLTDKLRFAGGYQNEELANTDTLSKLLTLGPEWHSKLPSGWTRVISLKYQREEYRLGNDSGLSNLVMPGINYSYLRSDNRIDPHHGYRLQFDSKVAKEGLGSDTNLLYGTAMVKGLTTLWDNHRFLARAQVGGSATNGYKSVPPSLRFFAGGDQSVRGYEYQTLSPENDRGDRIGGRYMVALSAEYQYSIAEKWRIATFIDQGNSFNTLEMPSLKTGVGVGIRWVSPVGPIRLDLAHALEDPGGVRLHFSMGPEL from the coding sequence ATGAAGTTTCCAGGAAGATTTACCAGCGGCTTGATTCTGCTGTTCACAAGCTGCGGCGCGTTGGCGCAAAGCGAATTGGACGTGCGCATCAAGCCCTCAAACGACGCGTTGAAAGCCAACATCGAAGGCTACATCGGCGGGGTGGGCGATCGTGATGAAGAGGCCTTGCTGCGGTTCAGCCGTGGCGCCGAGGAGCAGGCGCGTAAAGCGGCACAGGCCCTGGGCTTCTATCAGCCACAGATCGAGAGCGACGTGAAGGGCGGCAAGAACCCGCGCCTGATCCTCACCATCGACCCCGGCGAACCGGTGCATTTGCGCGACGTGACCATTCGGGTCGACGGCCAGGCCGCGAACCTCAAGGCATTTCGCGTGCCCGCCAGCGACGACCTCAAACCCGGCGCCGTGCTCAACCACGGCCATTACGAAGACGCCAAGCGTCTGATCCAGAACCAGGCCTCGCGCTACGGCTTTTTCAGTGGGCGCTTTACCAGCCAGAAACTCGCGGTGGACCCTAAGGCGGGTGTCGCCGACATCGAACTGATCTATGACAGCGGTCCGCGTTATACCTTGGGCCAGGTCAACTTCAAGGGCGACACGCCGTTCGACGAAGAACTGCTGCAACGCATGGTGCCGTTCAAAAGCGGCGCTCCCTACGATTCCGAACTGATCGCCGAGCTCAACCAGAACCTGCAAGCCAGCGGCTTTTTCGAAGGCGTGCGCGTGGACGCCGCGCCCGCCGCCTCGGCCAACGATGTGATTCCGGTAGCCGTGCAACTGCAGACCCGCAAGCCACGCACCATGGGCCTTGGCCTGGGTTTTTCGACCGACGTCGGCCCACGTGGCAAGGCCAACTGGACACGTCACTGGGTCAACCCCCAGGGCCACAGTTACGGCTGGGAAGCCGAATTGTCGGCTCCTCGGCAGAACGTCGGGCTGTGGTACGACATCCCGCTGGACCCGCCCCTCACCGACAAACTGCGCTTCGCCGGTGGCTATCAGAACGAAGAACTGGCCAACACCGACACCCTGAGTAAATTGCTCACCCTCGGCCCCGAATGGCACAGCAAGCTGCCCAGCGGCTGGACCCGGGTGATCTCGCTCAAATACCAGCGCGAAGAATATCGCCTGGGCAATGATTCCGGCCTCAGCAACCTGGTGATGCCGGGCATCAACTATTCCTACCTGCGCAGCGACAACCGCATCGACCCGCACCACGGCTACCGCCTGCAATTTGATTCCAAGGTGGCCAAAGAAGGCCTGGGCTCCGACACCAACCTGCTTTACGGCACGGCCATGGTCAAAGGCCTGACCACCTTGTGGGACAACCATCGCTTCCTTGCGCGCGCCCAGGTCGGCGGCAGTGCCACCAATGGCTACAAGTCAGTGCCGCCGTCGCTGCGTTTCTTTGCCGGTGGCGACCAGAGCGTGCGCGGCTACGAATACCAGACGTTGTCCCCCGAAAACGACCGCGGCGACCGCATTGGCGGCCGCTATATGGTGGCCCTGAGCGCCGAGTATCAATATTCCATCGCCGAGAAATGGCGGATCGCAACGTTTATCGACCAGGGCAACTCGTTTAATACCCTGGAAATGCCCAGCTTGAAGACCGGCGTGGGCGTCGGCATCCGTTGGGTTTCGCCGGTGGGGCCGATCCGCCTTGACCTGGCCCATGCCCTCGAAGATCCGGGCGGCGTTCGTTTGCACTTTTCCATGGGGCCTGAGTTGTGA
- a CDS encoding N-acetyltransferase has product MPDTSTATAEIRLLNSGYSREARSLLYQAYRHEPTFAYIFEAERPGYEQRVRATVRELVKQHFFQKLPAIGLFVNDRLIGIALIAPPQRRLGITESWAWQIRMWLSTGVRGTRRYLDYHHAVLACLPGDAVHMLPLLGIHPQFQGKHYGEQLLEAVHNWCAEDPHSSGVVLDTGNSRYLEFYKRQGYEEIGEVAVGPVLEHVFFHPNPQALHAATA; this is encoded by the coding sequence ATGCCGGACACGTCCACTGCCACCGCCGAAATTCGCCTGCTCAACAGCGGCTATTCCCGCGAGGCCCGCTCCCTGTTGTACCAGGCCTATCGGCATGAGCCGACGTTCGCCTACATCTTCGAAGCCGAACGTCCCGGTTATGAACAGCGGGTACGCGCCACCGTGCGCGAACTGGTCAAGCAGCATTTTTTCCAGAAGCTTCCCGCCATCGGCCTGTTCGTCAACGACCGCCTGATCGGCATCGCGCTGATCGCCCCCCCGCAGCGCCGCCTGGGGATCACCGAGAGCTGGGCCTGGCAGATCCGCATGTGGCTGAGCACCGGGGTGCGTGGCACCCGGCGTTACCTCGACTACCACCACGCGGTGCTGGCCTGTCTGCCCGGCGACGCGGTGCATATGCTGCCGCTGTTGGGTATTCACCCGCAATTCCAGGGCAAACACTACGGCGAGCAACTGCTGGAGGCGGTGCACAATTGGTGCGCCGAAGACCCGCACTCATCCGGTGTGGTGCTGGACACTGGGAATTCTCGCTATCTGGAGTTCTATAAACGCCAGGGCTATGAGGAGATTGGTGAAGTCGCCGTAGGACCTGTGCTGGAACATGTTTTTTTCCACCCCAATCCCCAGGCGTTACATGCTGCAACGGCTTAG
- the xthA gene encoding exodeoxyribonuclease III: protein MKIVSFNINGLRARPHQLAALIEKHQPDVIGLQETKVHDDQFPLAEVQALGYHVYYHGQKGHYGVALLSRKPALSLHKGFASDEEDAQRRFIWGTFADEHGTPITIMNGYFPQGESRDHPTKFPAKQRFYEDLQQLLESQFSNDQPLVVMGDINISPEDIDIGIGPDNAKRWLKTGKCSFLPEEREWMARLKNWGLVDSFRHLNPDVADRFSWFDYRSRGFEDEPKRGLRIDVIMASNGLLSRVKDAGVDYELRGLEKPSDHAPIWLELS, encoded by the coding sequence ATGAAAATCGTCTCCTTCAATATCAATGGGCTGCGCGCCCGCCCACATCAGTTGGCGGCGCTGATTGAAAAGCATCAACCGGATGTGATCGGCCTGCAGGAAACCAAGGTCCACGACGACCAGTTCCCCCTGGCCGAAGTGCAGGCTCTTGGCTATCACGTGTACTACCACGGCCAAAAAGGCCACTACGGCGTGGCCCTGCTTTCGCGCAAGCCGGCATTGAGCCTGCACAAAGGTTTCGCCAGTGATGAAGAAGACGCCCAGCGCCGTTTTATCTGGGGCACTTTCGCCGACGAGCACGGCACTCCGATCACCATCATGAACGGCTATTTCCCACAAGGTGAAAGCCGCGACCACCCGACCAAGTTCCCCGCCAAGCAGCGCTTCTATGAAGACTTGCAACAGCTGCTGGAAAGCCAGTTCAGCAATGACCAGCCGTTGGTGGTGATGGGCGACATCAACATCTCGCCGGAAGACATCGACATCGGCATCGGCCCGGACAACGCCAAGCGCTGGCTGAAAACCGGCAAGTGCAGCTTCCTGCCGGAAGAGCGTGAGTGGATGGCGCGCCTGAAGAACTGGGGCCTGGTGGACAGCTTCCGTCACCTGAACCCGGATGTGGCCGATCGTTTCAGCTGGTTCGACTACCGTAGCCGGGGGTTCGAGGATGAGCCCAAGCGCGGGCTGCGGATTGACGTGATCATGGCGTCCAATGGCTTGCTGTCACGGGTCAAGGATGCGGGGGTGGATTACGAATTGCGCGGGCTGGAAAAGCCGTCTGATCACGCACCGATCTGGCTTGAATTGAGCTGA